A single Fusobacterium hominis DNA region contains:
- a CDS encoding alanine/glycine:cation symporter family protein: protein MNLFETTVNFFNNIMWNHNLLVVILIVCGLIFTIKTRGVQFRLFKHMCKLLFEKSTAGKDEVSSFQAFCISTASRVGVGNLAGVVAAVSYGGPGSVFWMWVVALLSSATAYIESTIAIIYRDKDPKGGYRGGAAYFIKNGLNLPILSVLFVIFALICWAGVFQIISNSVTESFHTAFDINKQITSIILVVLSGFILFGNRNKIVRVLDKLVPVMAGLYLLVVFFIIIKNINLLGATIVDIFEHAFGVKQFLGGTFGSVIMFGVKRGLFSNEAGSGSAPCAAAAAEVEHPSKQGLIQALGVLVDTIVICSATAFVILLSKNNIPAGLTDMPLLQEAFRSQVGDWGVIFTALILFLFSFSTILGISFYARPNLYFLSNKEWPQEAFKLFTLVMLYLGGVGHNSLVWSLADLGLGLMTIVNLIGVFPLVPKAIESLNDYENKFINKKGL, encoded by the coding sequence ATGAATTTATTTGAAACAACGGTCAATTTTTTTAATAATATTATGTGGAATCATAATCTTTTAGTAGTTATACTTATTGTATGTGGGCTTATTTTTACAATAAAAACAAGAGGAGTCCAATTTAGACTATTTAAACATATGTGTAAACTTCTTTTTGAAAAATCAACAGCTGGCAAAGATGAAGTTTCTTCTTTTCAAGCTTTTTGTATAAGTACTGCATCTAGAGTTGGAGTTGGAAATCTTGCAGGAGTTGTTGCTGCTGTATCTTATGGTGGGCCTGGTTCTGTATTTTGGATGTGGGTAGTTGCTCTTTTAAGTTCTGCTACTGCATATATTGAGTCAACTATTGCAATAATATATAGAGATAAAGATCCTAAAGGTGGATATAGAGGTGGGGCTGCTTACTTTATAAAAAATGGTCTAAATCTTCCTATATTGAGTGTACTATTTGTTATTTTTGCTCTTATTTGTTGGGCTGGTGTTTTCCAAATAATATCAAATTCTGTTACTGAATCTTTTCATACTGCTTTTGATATTAACAAACAAATTACTTCTATTATCTTAGTTGTGCTATCAGGATTTATTCTTTTTGGAAATAGAAATAAAATAGTTAGAGTTTTAGATAAACTTGTTCCTGTAATGGCTGGCCTTTATCTGTTAGTTGTATTTTTTATAATTATTAAAAATATAAATTTATTAGGAGCTACAATTGTTGATATTTTTGAACATGCCTTTGGAGTTAAACAATTTTTAGGTGGAACATTTGGATCAGTTATAATGTTTGGTGTTAAAAGAGGGTTATTTTCAAATGAAGCTGGAAGTGGTAGTGCTCCATGTGCTGCAGCTGCTGCTGAAGTAGAGCACCCTTCTAAACAAGGTTTAATTCAAGCCTTAGGAGTTCTTGTTGATACTATTGTTATATGTAGTGCTACAGCATTTGTTATATTACTATCTAAAAATAATATCCCAGCAGGATTAACTGATATGCCTTTACTTCAAGAAGCTTTTAGGTCTCAAGTTGGAGATTGGGGCGTTATCTTTACAGCATTAATACTATTTTTATTTTCATTTAGTACTATATTAGGAATTAGCTTTTATGCAAGACCAAATTTATATTTCTTAAGTAATAAAGAATGGCCTCAAGAAGCTTTCAAACTATTTACATTAGTAATGCTTTACTTAGGTGGTGTTGGACACAACTCGTTGGTTTGGAGCCTTGCAGACTTAGGATTAGGACTTATGACAATAGTTAATCTAATTGGAGTATTTCCTCTTGTACCAAAAGCTATTGAATCTTTAAATGACTATGAAAACAAATTTATAAACAAAAAAGGGCTGTAA
- a CDS encoding TetR/AcrR family transcriptional regulator, whose product MPKKPIFTKKQVYKKAFELFKSNGIDGISARNLAKSLNSSPAPIYSFYASIDDLKNELLENAKQLFLDYVNREPTDLIFLNIGMGICIFARDERELFQAIFLRESLGKRNEIIRLFRDLIKNEMSKDSRFDGLDEEFKTNLYLDAWMYAHGFATLIATNYYEEISDEEIRDRLLEAAGNMIYKRLADYKK is encoded by the coding sequence ATGCCTAAAAAACCAATATTTACTAAAAAGCAGGTATATAAAAAGGCTTTCGAACTTTTTAAATCTAATGGAATAGATGGTATTAGTGCTAGGAATCTTGCCAAATCACTTAATTCATCACCTGCACCTATATATAGCTTTTATGCTTCTATTGATGATTTGAAAAATGAATTGCTTGAAAATGCAAAACAATTGTTTCTTGATTATGTAAATAGAGAACCAACAGATCTTATATTCTTAAATATAGGAATGGGAATTTGTATATTTGCTAGAGATGAAAGAGAATTGTTTCAAGCTATTTTTTTAAGAGAAAGTCTTGGAAAAAGAAATGAGATAATAAGATTGTTTAGAGATCTTATTAAAAATGAAATGTCTAAAGATAGCAGATTTGATGGATTAGATGAAGAGTTTAAAACAAATTTATATCTTGATGCATGGATGTATGCTCATGGTTTTGCAACACTTATAGCTACAAATTATTATGAAGAAATATCTGATGAAGAGATTAGAGATAGATTGTTAGAGGCAGCAGGAAATATGATTTATAAAAGATTAGCCGACTACAAAAAATAA
- a CDS encoding fructose-1,6-bisphosphatase: protein MDLRKDSPELKYLSLLSKKFKNIPDTATEIINLQAILNLPKGTEHFLTDIHGEYDAFNHVLKNGSGSIRAKINDIFQDSISNFEKKELASVIYYPKEKVEYVSKSMVNMDKWYKTIIYRMIEVCSVTASKYTSSKVRKAMSSDFAYVLQEVLYERRELPNRKEYVESIIDTIISLGRAKYFVIAISNLIQRLTIDKLHIVGDIYDRGPYPHRIIDKLINHHNVDIQWGNHDMLWMGAALGNRACIANVIRICARYSNTDILEEGYGINLLPLARFVIDTYKNDDCKSFRPKDGSSDELMAKIHKGISIIQFKIEGEISNRHPDFNLENRQMLHRIDYEKGIVKIEGKDYKLNDTYFPTIDKENPYKLSPREEEVMEILTRYFLNSEKLQRHLQFFLTNGSLYLKYNSNLLYHGCIPLNKKGELQEVVLRGVKVKGKDYLDGVEEIVRQAYYFQHQNVKNSFEVDFLWYLWCGQNSPLFGKDAMKTFERYFIDDKETHVEEKNPYYTYCETEESCRMILEEFGLNPNISHIVNGHMPVKTLKGEKPVKGNGKLFVIDGGFSKAYQKETGIAGYTLVYNSYGLKIISHDPFESVEKAVREGKDIISFTRIVEDTSVNRIRVKDTDIGKELQNQINDLKKLLICYKRGVIMESYN, encoded by the coding sequence ATGGATCTAAGAAAGGATAGTCCCGAATTAAAATATTTGAGTTTATTATCAAAAAAATTTAAAAATATTCCGGATACTGCAACTGAAATAATTAATTTACAAGCAATTCTTAATCTACCTAAAGGAACAGAACACTTTCTAACAGATATTCATGGAGAATACGATGCGTTTAATCATGTATTAAAAAATGGTTCAGGATCAATAAGAGCAAAGATAAATGATATTTTTCAAGATAGTATATCAAATTTCGAAAAAAAAGAATTAGCAAGTGTAATATATTATCCTAAAGAAAAAGTTGAATATGTTTCAAAAAGTATGGTAAATATGGATAAGTGGTATAAGACTATTATCTATAGAATGATTGAAGTGTGCAGTGTAACTGCTTCTAAGTATACAAGTTCAAAGGTAAGAAAAGCAATGAGTAGTGATTTTGCTTATGTACTTCAGGAAGTTTTGTATGAAAGAAGAGAGTTACCCAATAGAAAAGAGTATGTAGAAAGCATTATTGATACAATTATCTCTTTAGGAAGAGCTAAATATTTTGTAATAGCTATATCAAATTTAATTCAAAGACTGACAATAGATAAGTTGCATATAGTAGGAGATATCTATGATAGGGGACCTTATCCTCATAGAATAATAGATAAACTTATTAATCATCACAATGTTGATATTCAATGGGGAAATCATGATATGTTGTGGATGGGGGCAGCTTTAGGAAATAGAGCTTGTATAGCTAATGTTATTAGAATTTGTGCGAGATATTCTAATACAGACATATTAGAAGAAGGTTATGGAATTAACCTTCTTCCATTAGCAAGATTTGTTATTGATACATATAAAAATGATGATTGTAAGAGTTTTAGACCTAAAGATGGTAGCTCTGATGAGCTAATGGCTAAAATTCACAAAGGAATATCAATTATTCAATTTAAAATAGAAGGGGAAATATCAAATAGACATCCAGATTTTAATTTAGAAAATCGTCAAATGCTTCATAGAATTGATTATGAAAAAGGAATAGTTAAAATAGAAGGAAAAGATTATAAATTAAATGATACTTATTTTCCGACTATTGATAAAGAAAATCCATATAAGCTTAGTCCACGAGAAGAGGAAGTTATGGAGATACTTACTCGTTATTTTTTAAATAGTGAAAAACTTCAAAGGCATTTACAATTTTTTCTAACAAATGGAAGTCTATATCTTAAATATAACTCAAATTTGTTATATCATGGTTGTATTCCTTTAAATAAAAAAGGAGAACTACAAGAAGTTGTTTTAAGAGGGGTAAAAGTAAAAGGGAAAGATTATTTAGATGGCGTTGAAGAAATAGTAAGACAAGCATATTATTTTCAACATCAAAATGTAAAAAATAGTTTTGAAGTGGATTTCTTATGGTATTTGTGGTGTGGACAAAACTCACCATTATTTGGGAAAGATGCAATGAAAACATTTGAAAGATACTTTATAGATGATAAAGAAACTCATGTAGAAGAAAAAAATCCATATTATACATATTGTGAAACAGAAGAATCTTGTAGAATGATTTTAGAAGAGTTTGGACTAAATCCTAATATTTCACACATTGTTAATGGACATATGCCTGTAAAAACATTAAAAGGAGAAAAGCCTGTAAAGGGAAATGGTAAGTTATTTGTAATTGACGGAGGATTTTCAAAAGCTTATCAAAAAGAAACAGGAATAGCAGGATATACGCTTGTATATAATTCTTATGGACTTAAAATAATAAGTCATGATCCTTTTGAATCAGTTGAAAAAGCTGTAAGAGAAGGAAAAGATATAATATCATTTACACGGATTGTTGAAGATACAAGTGTCAACAGAATAAGAGTAAAAGATACAGATATTGGAAAAGAATTACAAAATCAAATAAATGATTTAAAAAAATTATTAATTTGTTACAAACGAGGGGTTATAATGGAGTCATATAATTAA
- a CDS encoding OmpP1/FadL family transporter: protein MRRKLLLLALAAVIGSAAYSASIDHIQTYTPEYLGNQAQNGMINGASVYYNPAGLARLQDGTYIHAGLELAVGHEKMKYNGKDYKADLLQPIPNFAAYKVEDGSALYMTFGGLGGGGDLKYKDGVAGTAVIPDIVNNSFKGLFKSVTDNGSSAEGKNLYIQTTLGKVWAVDEKLSVSVGGRVVYGIRELKGNLNVKTEINPKLNVIPGIGEALNGFKNIHADIDSKRTAWGYGVQLGLNYKATDRLNLALRYDSRVKMNFKAKGNMNNYKHPGLGQVLPSIDLGFGNFYPEYIPGAKVRRDLPAILALGASYKVTDNWTMALAGNYYFNKDAKMDNIVGEANLKGNTIKGMEAEYDNGWEVALGTEYRFNPKWAILGSVNYAYTGAKVTSFDDVEYALNSVTLGTGLKYNPNENAEWVFSVSHFIYDGKKGHFDKKYKGLVANPEYDKSITAFGVSYTQRF from the coding sequence ATGAGAAGAAAATTATTATTACTAGCTTTAGCTGCTGTTATAGGAAGTGCAGCTTACTCAGCGTCAATAGATCATATTCAAACATATACACCTGAATATTTAGGAAACCAAGCACAAAACGGAATGATCAATGGAGCATCTGTTTATTATAACCCAGCAGGTCTAGCAAGACTACAAGATGGGACATATATTCATGCAGGTTTAGAACTTGCTGTTGGACATGAAAAAATGAAATATAATGGAAAAGATTATAAAGCAGATTTATTACAACCAATTCCAAACTTTGCAGCATATAAAGTTGAAGATGGATCAGCACTATATATGACATTTGGTGGACTTGGTGGAGGTGGAGACCTTAAATATAAAGATGGAGTTGCTGGAACTGCAGTTATACCTGATATAGTAAACAATTCTTTTAAAGGATTATTTAAATCAGTAACTGACAATGGATCATCTGCAGAAGGAAAAAATTTATATATTCAAACAACTTTAGGAAAAGTCTGGGCTGTAGATGAAAAACTATCAGTATCAGTAGGTGGAAGAGTAGTATATGGTATTAGAGAATTGAAAGGTAATTTAAATGTTAAAACTGAAATAAACCCAAAACTTAATGTAATTCCTGGAATTGGAGAAGCGTTAAATGGTTTTAAAAATATTCACGCAGATATAGATTCTAAAAGAACTGCTTGGGGATACGGAGTTCAATTAGGACTTAATTATAAAGCAACAGATAGATTAAATTTAGCTTTAAGATATGATAGTAGAGTTAAGATGAATTTTAAAGCTAAGGGAAACATGAATAATTATAAACATCCAGGTCTTGGACAAGTTTTACCATCAATAGATTTAGGATTTGGAAATTTCTATCCTGAATATATTCCTGGGGCAAAAGTAAGAAGAGATTTACCTGCAATTTTAGCACTAGGAGCATCATATAAAGTAACTGATAATTGGACTATGGCATTAGCTGGAAATTACTATTTTAATAAAGATGCTAAAATGGATAATATAGTAGGAGAAGCTAATTTAAAAGGAAATACAATTAAAGGAATGGAAGCAGAATATGATAATGGTTGGGAAGTAGCGTTAGGTACAGAATATAGATTTAATCCTAAATGGGCAATATTAGGAAGTGTAAACTATGCTTATACTGGTGCAAAAGTAACATCATTTGATGATGTTGAGTACGCATTAAACTCTGTTACATTAGGAACAGGATTAAAATATAATCCAAATGAAAATGCTGAGTGGGTATTTAGCGTATCACATTTCATATATGATGGAAAAAAAGGACATTTTGATAAAAAATATAAAGGATTAGTGGCAAATCCAGAGTATGATAAGAGTATAACAGCATTTGGAGTATCTTATACTCAAAGATTTTAA
- the ppdK gene encoding pyruvate, phosphate dikinase yields the protein MKKVYSFNEGNKSMINLLGGKGGNLAEMTKIGLPIPEGIIISTQACKDYYKDGEKISKVLEDEILVKLDELQKQTGKNFGGKNPLLVSVRSGAPISMPGMMDTILNLGLNDKTAQYMIEVFKDSDFVYQSYYRFIQMFSEIVMGIDKEIFFDLKKEMLEKDNYTHQQLIKAGKEKYREITGHDFPEEPKEQLFMAINAIFKSWNNERAKIYRNIHKIDDNLGTAVVVQQMVFGNLNEKSGTGVAFTRDPSSGENHIFGEYLLKAQGEDIVAGIRTPEPIEKLKEQLPDVYIEFSKLAKKLEQHNKDMQDIEFTIENGKLYLLQTRNGKRSPYAAVKIAVDMVEEGLLTKEEAIMKVDASTLPQLLHGNFKQEAIEKAVLLGKGLPGSAGVAIGRVMFSAERADIRAMTILVREETSPEDIKGISLAQGIVTVKGGVTSHGAVVARGMGKCCVTGCAAIKINDIKREMYIGGYTVKEGDFISISGYTGEIYLGKVELSAPQFDKNLKKFVKWCQDIKRLKVRMNADTPADAKLGKSFGAEGIGLCRTEHMFFQKDKIWTIRQMILSNEPKEVKAALEKMHQMQKEDFKNIFTVVEEGTVIVRLLDPPLHEFLPKEAKDKQKMAEILGVSLEEIERRIVNLKDENPMLGHRGCRLAVTRPELYNMQARAIIEAAIECIKNGCTKLLPEIMLPLIIGAKELQFIKRNIEGEIKRVLQENNINIEYKIGTMMETPRACLLADEIARDVDFFSFGTNDLTQTTMGLSRDDSVKFMTEYYENGILKVEPFATIDERGVGKLVKLATELGRRTKPELEIGICGEHGGDPQSIDFFESVKLDYVSCSPFRVLVAIVAAAQAKLKAYKGIDYKWI from the coding sequence ATGAAAAAAGTCTATTCATTTAACGAAGGAAATAAAAGCATGATTAATCTACTAGGAGGAAAAGGTGGAAATCTTGCTGAAATGACTAAAATAGGATTACCAATACCAGAAGGAATTATTATATCAACACAGGCATGTAAAGATTATTACAAGGATGGAGAAAAAATTTCTAAGGTATTAGAAGATGAAATTTTAGTAAAATTAGATGAATTACAAAAGCAAACAGGGAAAAACTTTGGCGGAAAAAATCCACTTTTAGTATCAGTAAGATCAGGAGCACCAATTTCTATGCCTGGAATGATGGATACAATTTTAAATTTAGGATTAAATGATAAAACTGCACAGTATATGATAGAAGTTTTTAAAGATAGTGATTTTGTATATCAATCATATTATAGATTTATTCAAATGTTTTCTGAAATAGTTATGGGAATAGACAAAGAAATCTTTTTTGATCTAAAAAAAGAGATGTTAGAAAAAGATAATTACACTCATCAACAACTTATTAAAGCTGGGAAAGAAAAATACAGGGAAATAACAGGACATGATTTTCCAGAAGAGCCCAAAGAGCAACTATTTATGGCTATAAATGCAATATTTAAATCTTGGAATAATGAAAGAGCAAAGATATATAGAAATATACATAAAATAGATGATAATTTAGGTACTGCAGTTGTAGTTCAACAAATGGTGTTTGGAAATTTAAATGAAAAATCAGGAACAGGAGTTGCATTTACAAGAGATCCATCAAGTGGAGAAAATCACATATTTGGTGAATATCTATTAAAAGCACAAGGAGAAGATATTGTTGCAGGAATTAGAACACCTGAACCAATAGAGAAGTTAAAAGAACAATTACCAGATGTATATATTGAATTTTCAAAACTTGCTAAAAAATTAGAACAACATAATAAAGATATGCAAGATATAGAGTTTACTATTGAAAATGGAAAACTTTATCTTCTTCAAACAAGAAACGGAAAAAGAAGTCCTTATGCAGCAGTAAAAATAGCAGTTGATATGGTTGAAGAAGGATTGTTAACAAAAGAAGAAGCTATAATGAAAGTAGATGCAAGCACATTACCTCAACTTTTACATGGAAATTTTAAACAAGAGGCTATAGAAAAGGCTGTATTATTGGGAAAAGGATTGCCAGGATCAGCTGGAGTAGCAATTGGAAGAGTTATGTTTTCTGCAGAAAGAGCAGATATTAGAGCTATGACGATTTTAGTTAGAGAAGAAACATCTCCAGAAGATATAAAAGGAATAAGTTTAGCACAAGGAATAGTAACTGTTAAAGGTGGAGTGACATCTCATGGAGCAGTTGTTGCAAGAGGAATGGGAAAATGTTGTGTAACAGGATGTGCAGCAATTAAAATAAATGATATAAAAAGAGAGATGTATATAGGTGGATATACTGTTAAAGAGGGAGATTTCATCTCAATAAGTGGTTACACTGGAGAGATATATCTTGGTAAAGTTGAATTGAGTGCACCTCAATTTGATAAAAATCTTAAAAAATTTGTAAAATGGTGTCAAGATATTAAAAGATTAAAAGTTAGAATGAATGCTGATACACCAGCTGATGCAAAACTTGGAAAAAGCTTTGGTGCAGAAGGAATTGGACTTTGCAGAACAGAACATATGTTTTTTCAAAAAGATAAAATTTGGACAATAAGACAGATGATTTTAAGTAATGAGCCAAAAGAAGTTAAAGCTGCTTTAGAAAAAATGCATCAAATGCAAAAAGAAGATTTTAAAAATATTTTTACAGTGGTAGAAGAGGGAACTGTAATAGTAAGATTATTAGATCCACCTTTACATGAATTTCTTCCTAAAGAAGCTAAAGATAAACAAAAAATGGCAGAAATATTAGGTGTATCACTAGAAGAAATAGAAAGAAGAATAGTAAATTTAAAAGATGAAAATCCAATGCTTGGACATAGAGGATGTAGACTTGCTGTTACACGTCCAGAATTATACAATATGCAAGCAAGAGCCATTATAGAAGCAGCTATTGAGTGTATAAAAAATGGTTGTACAAAATTACTTCCTGAAATTATGTTGCCACTTATAATTGGTGCTAAAGAATTACAATTTATAAAGAGAAATATTGAAGGTGAAATTAAAAGAGTATTACAAGAGAATAATATAAATATTGAATATAAAATTGGAACTATGATGGAAACACCAAGAGCATGTCTATTAGCCGATGAAATAGCTAGAGATGTTGACTTCTTCTCATTTGGAACTAATGACTTAACACAAACTACTATGGGACTTTCAAGAGATGACTCAGTTAAATTTATGACTGAATATTATGAAAATGGTATATTAAAAGTTGAGCCTTTTGCAACAATTGATGAGAGAGGAGTTGGAAAGTTAGTAAAATTAGCAACAGAATTAGGTAGAAGAACAAAACCAGAACTAGAAATAGGAATTTGTGGTGAACATGGTGGAGATCCACAAAGTATAGATTTCTTTGAAAGTGTTAAGTTAGATTATGTAAGCTGTTCTCCATTTAGGGTACTAGTAGCAATAGTTGCAGCAGCACAAGCTAAATTAAAAGCTTATAAAGGAATAGATTATAAATGGATCTAA